The DNA window ATTGGTTTGCGTGAAGCGCGCGTCGATTTCGTCCGAGAAGAAGGTGCCGTCGGATTCACGGTAGCGGCGCTGGGTCTGCTCGACGCCGTCGCGCCTCGCGCCGAGGCCGAGCTCCAGCGTCACGGGGCGGCCGAATGCCGTCACGTTCCGACGATGCTCCGCTCGGGCTCCCAGCACCGTGGCGTCATTGGTCTGTTCGAGGCCGTCGCCTCGCGGGTCCACTCGAAAGCCCGTGAAGTTGTTGCGCAGACGGAGGTCGGAGAGGATGCCGAAGAGCTCGAGCTTCGTGCGGCCCTTGCCCGCGCGCGGCAGCTCCACTCCGAGCAGGAGCTGATGGCGGGAGACAGTGCCTCCCTGCCGTGGCGCGGAGGCCGAGAAGAAGTCGCTGGCTCCCGTGAGCAGGTTGTCCTCTCGCACCACTCCAGGCGAGTCGAAGCGCGTGACGTAGCTGCCTCCGAGGGCTCGGACGATGAAGCCGTCTCCCAGCTTCGCTGTCGCCTGGGCGAGCAGGGCGGCTCGGCCGTAGCCTCGCTGGGCTCCGAAGCCCTTTCCTTCGCCCAGCTCCACGGCCGCGAAGGTTCCTGGGTCTTCTCCAGGGCGCACCGTCGCCACGAGCCGACGCTGGCGATACTGACCGAGGGTTCCCGCGATGTGGACACCTTGCTCCCGGACTCCCAGGTCCAGGCGCATCGTTCCCGCGACGGCGAAGTCTCCTTGTGATGCGCGGTAGGAGCCCTCGGTGACCTCGATGGACTGGACGACCTCGGGGATGACGAAGTTGAGGTCCGCGTAGCCCAACGCGTGGATGTGGCTGACTTCGTTCACCGGCAGGCCCGCGACGTCGAGCTCCACGTCCTGGCCGTGGAGGGCATCGAAGCCTCGGAGGAAGAGCTGGTGGGCCTTGCCTTCACCGCTGTGCTGCGAGGCGACGAGTCCTGGCACGGCTCGCAACAGGTCCACCGCTCCGCTTCGCGGCGCGGCGTCCAGGATGTCCCGGCCGAGCGTCACTTCGGACGCGCTTCTCGCGGTCCTTGTTCCTCGGACCACCGTGCTTGTGGCCGGTTGTGGCGCGGACTCTGGTGTGTCTGTCGCGGCCGAGACCTCCGTGCCTCGCAGCGCAGTGCTTGGGGCTTCGGTCTGGGAGGAGGCTGAGTCCTCCGTGGTTCGCTGCGCGGTGGTGCTTGGGGCTTCGGAGTTCGTGGGGGCTGACGAAGCCTGGTCCGCTTGTGGAGAAGTTGGGGGCACGCCCGTGGGGGCCTTGGGGCTTTCGTGCGTGCGTTCGCTTGGGGCTTCGTTGCGCTCGGCCGGACTGGCGTCGGGCTCCGGCTGACGAGTCGCGGGTGACGTCTCCGTGTTCGTGGGACTGGCCGTCACTGCCGCTGAACGCACTCCGGCGTCTTGCGCCATCGCGAGGCAGGGCAGGCCCGAGGCCAGGAAACATGTCGACACCACTGCGAGGACACGCACGCGCATGGAAGGCACCTACGGCCGGCCCACTTCGAACCCAGCCCCTCGTGCACGCGCTCCTCGCGTGACACCTCGGGCTCGAGGTCGTGAAGTGCCCACCGTCACGGATGAAGAGCGACGACGTGCAAGCCTTCAGTTGCCCACGCCGCCAAGACGGCACACGGACACACCGAGCTCACGTTGAAATTGCTTCAGGGGTTGTTCGCGCCTCGGACTACGGGCCTTGCGGCATCGCCGTCCGTCGTGGCGCGGTGCCGGGCGCACGCGTCGGACCTCGCGCGGCCTCGGTGACCCACGAAACCCAGTACACGCCAGTCACGTGGACCATCACCCACGTCGTCGCCAGCGCGCTCAGGTGCTCCACGGAGCCCGTCAGGTGCTTGTGACCATCCGGGCCGTGTCCCTCGGAACGCGTCCCACTGCTCTTCCGCGCGGACTCCGGCGCCAGTCCATCCGCGGCTTCTTCGCGCGTCCCGTGGCTGTGCGCCTTGCCACCGTGGCTGTGCACATGCCTCGTGCCTCCCGAGT is part of the Myxococcus landrumus genome and encodes:
- a CDS encoding TonB-dependent receptor domain-containing protein is translated as MRVRVLAVVSTCFLASGLPCLAMAQDAGVRSAAVTASPTNTETSPATRQPEPDASPAERNEAPSERTHESPKAPTGVPPTSPQADQASSAPTNSEAPSTTAQRTTEDSASSQTEAPSTALRGTEVSAATDTPESAPQPATSTVVRGTRTARSASEVTLGRDILDAAPRSGAVDLLRAVPGLVASQHSGEGKAHQLFLRGFDALHGQDVELDVAGLPVNEVSHIHALGYADLNFVIPEVVQSIEVTEGSYRASQGDFAVAGTMRLDLGVREQGVHIAGTLGQYRQRRLVATVRPGEDPGTFAAVELGEGKGFGAQRGYGRAALLAQATAKLGDGFIVRALGGSYVTRFDSPGVVREDNLLTGASDFFSASAPRQGGTVSRHQLLLGVELPRAGKGRTKLELFGILSDLRLRNNFTGFRVDPRGDGLEQTNDATVLGARAEHRRNVTAFGRPVTLELGLGARRDGVEQTQRRYRESDGTFFSDEIDARFTQTNVWGWAEGQMALGRWALRVGGRADGLGVEVFDALAFRDPRFYDGQGYSRSAFGVHLGAKAGLEYALSDESDTWRLFASYGDGFRSPQARSLSEGERAPFVSVHGAELGARKDGERWALQLSLFGSQVENDFFFDHTVGTTVYTGETLRTGLTASLQARPVPGLVAALSGTVAHAYVKATDTMLPYFAPFVGRAEVGWERPLEWSWLGGEKTLLSLGTGLTFIGPRPLPFDERSRTVFLTDVDVAVRRGELGLRLEVMNLLDSRWRDGEFVYSSRFDPNAPASLVPARHFTAGSPRTASLTLEVHL